In the genome of Euwallacea fornicatus isolate EFF26 chromosome 21, ASM4011564v1, whole genome shotgun sequence, the window TAACAGCTGAACttacttttgaaaaatatgaaaattacaataaaaatttttcaattcaataataattattatttttagaaaaatcagtgttgtaccatttttttttcaaaaatattgaataacttttttatacacGCGCCACTGGgaaactcaaaaataattttagttgcCGAAGAATTTTCCTCCCACGTAGCCATCGACacctacaaaattttgtttaattgtctCAAGtggtttgaaaattattaaatcattaaatttttttatatagaaatttgacaccttgtatcTCCGCTGATgtggatattttgaaaaagcgcCAAAGGAacaaaatcttatttttcaaagCTCTATTTGCTGGTAAAAAGATAACTCTAACTTtggaatcaccctgtatatatttatgaaaatgttgCTTTTTTGCAGTAGAATATTTTTCGGTTGTAGTTCTCTATTAGTTATTTAGAATGGCGCTTTTGTTTGCTTCTCTTactcttaatttattttatgcaaACTTTTATTTCTGCTCTTCTAGaacaaaatgctttaaaaacgttgacttttcacttttcattatttttacgaGCGATGTGCACGATCTCCTTTCGCAACTTTAATGCAAAGACTTGAAAACTGGATTCcgactaaagaaaaaaatttctcgaATGTCATTCCGGGGTGGAAAAATTCACTAAAATGCAGGCAAATTCTATATTCTGCTATTTCACTTCCGGatccacaaacaaaaaaaaacctcatgAACAGCTCAAAAGTTCAACTTTCGCGGCCAAAAATTCCCGAAACTTTGACGCGGAAGAAGGTTCTCTGGAATCAATTCTGAATTCACAAGGTCAAGTATTCCAAAAGTCCAAGCACCCTCATTCATCTGCCGAAACGAAGCAATTCTCAAAACAGCTAAAATGCGACTTCCGTTGTGTTAATTAACACGCACCTCTTAATTGATGTAAACTACTGTATATCGACTTATCAATTctccaataattaattaccacTAACATAATCATTACCGCAAACATAATTACAACGAAGTTCTTATTATCGCGTTACAAATTTGGGTTTCAAACCTCATATGCTGCATTATTAATTACTCCATGTTGCGTAAACCTCTTTCCATTGCTGACATGCATACAGGAAActaattatgaaatattactaACAACATAAGCTCGTGTTACATTTAAACTGTATTACGTGTTGTAATGTgtcatttaaatatatttagtcatttgacgaaaaaaaaaaaattatattataccGAGTGTACTAAGTGTTTTACCGAAACAATCTAAACTCTTAACATAATAATCCGGTCTGTTCTCGTCCTCGTGTTTCCAATTTACCAGGTCATCTAATTTAGTTTGGCCACTCAAGACCAATAAGCTCTGGAATCCTGCCCTATTGGCAAACGTAATATCCGAGGTCAAActgaaacattttcattaacaGCAGGGCATGGATATTTAACATTTCCCTGTGTCAAATTAGGTACAAGCCAAATAGCACAAATGACTCTGATGCGAGGATTGCATAATTactaaaatcaaaacttacGAATCCCCTATGAACAGCACGCGGTTTGGATGAGGAATTTCGAATCTTTCCTCTAAGTAATGCTTTAGCTCTATGCTAGGCTTGGCTAGGATTTTGTACTCGGTTTTGGTTATTCTAGACACGGCATCCACATAGAATTTATTGCCTAAAATAGATTTGAAACAGGAGTGGTTTTGAGAGAATTCGGGAGTCTACCGATAAATTCTATATCTTGAGTGAGAGGGCCGCTGTCATCGGTAGCGGCGACTAAAAAGGGCAGTTTGGGGTTCCTGGTTAACAGAAGAATCGCAGCCTCGGCATGGATCAATCTGAAATTAACGTCCAAATCCATGACTATTGCCGCGACATTCTTGGATCTCCCTAGGAAATCCAGGCACACATCTCGCAAGGAAGCCATATCTTCCTGCAATTCTCCAATCTACAAGGAGCAAATTACTCTAAATAGGTAATATTCTGCATACGGGGAATAATATACGGCAAGAAAATCTCATGTTTGAAAGTTCATTACTGGAGAACAAACACGGCTTGGAGCTATCCAGATACAAAGATGATTAGCCTTTGTTTGCGTTATAACAACGAAAACATCCAGTGAAAAATTACTCCCGCGCATCGGGTTATGCCGTTATTCTACTCTAGAAATTATCTCGTTAGCTCTTACAAGTTTCGCATTACCGGAATACGGGGACTGATAAGAGCTGAGCAAaagtttctattttaattaaacttgagGCTTAACAATGGTTCAAATACCTTAATGTCACCGAATTTCTGTACTGCGATGCGCCATTTATATGCGATTTATTgccttttaaattattgaatctCTCCTATCTAATGACGAACAAAACGAGACCCAAATTTATAGTGCGATTTAACTTTACCTCACCTCTACATCTATAATGTTGTAGCCAGCTCTCTTCAGCGTATCCCTCAAATGATCTCCGCAAATTCCGAAGATGTCCTTTGGGCACTGCACTTTGCGCAGATGAGCCACTACAGCCAGGACTGGGGTAACAATTTCGTGATCTGTCGCTCCAAAGTGTATCAGTTCTTCTTTGACCTATTCAGAAGCAGACGGACGTGAAGTCTTTCGCACCTGCCAAAATTCGTACCTGCTCGTATGATTTTATAGTGTTATTGGTGACAAAGCCAATTTTCTTGCCCAGACCCCTCAGCTTCTCTATACACCCATCGGCCCCCGGCAGCAGCGTTGTTGCTAGCAACAACACCCCTATAACAGACGTAATTTTCCTCATCAAAGAGGAACCCGAAATACTTCACATGCTTACCGTCGATATCGCAGAAAATGAAATCGAATGAATTAAGGAAGGCTATCACCTCGTCTTTGTTGGCGCAGCCCAAGTCTTTGATATGCTTCATGTTGTTTCTACGACATGAATGAATTATCGTATCGCGACTAGAGAAATATATTTGAAGTGCAACATTAAACTAAAATAGTTCGATAACATCTTGACCTCCGTTAGCGTCCAGCCTGAAAGGTCACGTCGATACCACCTAAATGAGATCTACATGTGTCAAGAAAGaatgcaaagaaaaaattttaactttgagTTTTTCTAGTCCTTTGTCATTGTACCCGACAAATTTCCCCCCTGAATTTTagcaaaaagtaaattttccgAGAAAGAATTTCAAGTGTTTGAGGTTTTCTTAGAAGCTGAAATTTCATAGATATTACAAGCGTTCGTCGAGAATGCTCTTGATTCTTTTGTAACTGTGACGGCATACATTTTTGAAGTGCTCTTTAGACGCTGCATTCAACCTCCATTAGGAATTAAATTACGTCCCCCAATAACCTCAGCGAAAGGAACTGGACACTTCCTTTCATTCCCATGGATGatcttataatattttaattacttttcgagtaataaaacatcaaaagaTAAGCCATCCATCATCTCCAGGCACTGGCTAAAGATTTTCTTATCCCCCGATGCCATAACTCCAGGCGAGGGGCTTGTTTCTGAgatttttccaatataaattgCATTAGCTGTGACTTGCaacatttctaaattatatttttcagtgATAGCAACTTTTATGGCTTTGCAACAGTCTCTTGGCACTAGAATGAACATTACGTGAAATATGTGAATTGGGTTGAAAAATTCTTGGTCCGTTTGTGGACGAATTTCGGGGCTGGGTATATTTGCAGTCCCTCTAAATTCGAAAGGACTCCTCGTATATCActcttgtttttatttggaCAAACTGCCTAAAGCACTTTTGCTTggcaaacttttaagctcATTATCTAATTGGGTTCTTTCTTTTTTGCTTCTCCAAGCTTACCAAGTTACatctattattttaatgagtAATTCGACCGATTTCCTAATTACTTTACGAGACTAGGGGCCGCTTTGTCGTCTAATTACCTTTGTTTGAGAAACTTGTTTAATTGCCGTGTTTATTTTAGGCGTACATTTTCGCTCAAATCACGATTTAATGTCTTAAATCAGATCGAAATTGTATTTGAAATTCCATTTCCTTATAGCGAACCAATGAGCGGATTTGCGCTATCGCTTCTCCAACCTGGAGgctttaattgaataaaatttaaatttcctgccTAGAATCTAATACGGCGAATTAATTTCTAGCACCCTATGGCTTTAATCGCCACTGCAGTTTCACCCCGTTGTTGGGCAAATAGGAAAACATTCCAACCCTTCCTGTGCTGgtcaacaaaacaattttatgcaCCCTTTGAAGGCAATAATGTCATAGCTCGAGGCAATTAGGGTAACAACCAAATTACTTATTGTTGAATGAGGTTTTGCATCTAAAGCTCGCCAACGTGTTTGTTTTGGACACTCCTGTCTCAACTGACCAGagggaaataatgaaaattcgaatgGAGGTCCGGTTATatctgttaaatattttatcgcaGGTCTAATGAAATCGAGGCAAACCTTTACGTGCATTGTAAAGTTTAATTGAGGATTGAagtgttaattttattctgtTAAATTGTGCGAATTCCCCGCATTCTGGTTTTCCTTAACAACAAggtctttatttttaactgcGGAAATTCAATGCACGCATGAGCTTGACAGAGCTGGTGTGTAATAAAGAATTCGCAAGGGACCTTCACAATTATTCCCGCAGGTTATAGGGTCATACAGGAAACGATAATTGGAAGAAGCACTGCCAGACTCTTGTGCTAAAGGAATCAGAGAATTTCCGCAAAAGCAATATTCTTGGAGGAGAACCGAGGGGGAACTTCGTTCGTGTTTTATATTAGG includes:
- the LOC136345813 gene encoding uncharacterized protein, which encodes MKHIKDLGCANKDEVIAFLNSFDFIFCDIDGVLLLATTLLPGADGCIEKLRGLGKKIGFVTNNTIKSYEQVKEELIHFGATDHEIVTPVLAVVAHLRKVQCPKDIFGICGDHLRDTLKRAGYNIIDVEIGELQEDMASLRDVCLDFLGRSKNVAAIVMDLDVNFRLIHAEAAILLLTRNPKLPFLVAATDDSGPLTQDIEFIGNKFYVDAVSRITKTEYKILAKPSIELKHYLEERFEIPHPNRVLFIGDSLTSDITFANRAGFQSLLVLSGQTKLDDLVNWKHEDENRPDYYVKSLDCFGKTLSTLGII